Proteins encoded in a region of the Variovorax sp. PAMC 28711 genome:
- a CDS encoding AraC family transcriptional regulator: MQSTRTRQTPRHRQPELEHDFARSPELGYEKPEEAGWVRCLAHGFPSPLARWHCHDEYELHFITGTSGKAFVGDWIGPFQPGHLVLCGPRLPHNWISLDVPQEGVATRDLVIQFRHEPLEQFASQIPELGEIHQLLERARHGIEFFGFSDRAEAQWQRVKSTRGLRRLGAFCDFLADLAECTDYRLLSSVQMKGAEGDAEVDQINAIVNRITDNVAEPIAMADVAAELGMSESRFSRYFRRSTGNSFTDFVNRVRINNACHLLMQTDHYVTDICYQVGFNNVANFNRRFLEIKGMTPSEFRRQSDSRFGGAH, encoded by the coding sequence ATGCAAAGCACCCGCACCCGCCAGACCCCGCGCCATCGCCAGCCCGAGTTGGAGCACGACTTCGCGCGCTCGCCTGAACTCGGCTACGAAAAGCCTGAAGAAGCGGGTTGGGTGCGTTGCCTGGCGCACGGGTTTCCGAGCCCGCTTGCGCGCTGGCACTGCCACGACGAATACGAGCTGCACTTCATCACCGGCACCTCTGGCAAGGCTTTCGTCGGCGACTGGATCGGGCCCTTCCAGCCCGGCCACCTGGTGCTGTGCGGCCCGCGCCTGCCGCACAACTGGATCTCGCTCGACGTGCCGCAGGAAGGCGTCGCGACGCGCGACCTGGTGATCCAGTTCCGCCACGAGCCGCTCGAACAGTTCGCCAGCCAGATCCCCGAGCTCGGCGAAATTCACCAGCTGCTCGAGCGCGCGCGGCATGGCATCGAGTTCTTCGGTTTTTCAGACCGCGCGGAAGCGCAGTGGCAGCGCGTGAAATCCACCCGCGGCCTGCGGCGCCTCGGTGCATTCTGCGATTTCCTGGCCGACCTGGCCGAATGCACCGACTACCGATTGCTCTCGAGCGTGCAGATGAAAGGCGCCGAAGGCGATGCCGAGGTCGACCAGATCAACGCCATCGTCAACCGCATCACCGACAACGTGGCCGAGCCGATCGCGATGGCCGACGTGGCGGCCGAGCTCGGCATGAGCGAGAGTCGCTTCAGCCGCTACTTTCGCCGCTCGACCGGCAACAGCTTCACCGACTTCGTGAACCGCGTGCGCATCAACAACGCCTGCCACCTCTTGATGCAGACCGACCACTACGTGACCGACATCTGCTACCAGGTCGGCTTCAACAATGTCGCGAACTTCAACCGGCGATTCCTGGAGATCAAAGGCATGACCCCCAGCGAATTCCGCCGCCAGTCCGACAGCCGCTTCGGCGGCGCCCACTGA
- a CDS encoding carbohydrate kinase family protein: MRIAFAGESLIDFTCTSGLSFEGHEGGALTNSAIAAARLGQPTGFITQLSTDLFGERLWRHLESNGVDMRFVLRSEASSTLAFVERLATTNRYAFYTHGTADTLWAPTSLPALPDSCRYLHFGSISLLAEPAAGRITDLVEAQCGRRIVLFDPNVRPSLIADMAAYRARMPRWVAACDVLKFSDEDCAFLTPGLGLAEAAAHFLALGPRGPSAVIVTRGGEGATLYRKGHSPIDVAAPKVDVADTIGAGDTFAAGLSVALLEQGVEQVAQLAALPDDAWREVLRFAATAAALNCTREGCDPPGREALRVALAAS, encoded by the coding sequence ATGCGCATCGCGTTCGCGGGGGAATCCCTCATCGATTTCACTTGCACTTCGGGGCTGAGTTTCGAAGGCCATGAAGGCGGCGCGCTGACCAACAGCGCCATCGCCGCGGCCCGGCTCGGCCAGCCGACGGGCTTCATCACCCAGCTGTCGACCGACCTGTTCGGCGAGCGACTGTGGCGGCACCTCGAAAGCAATGGCGTCGACATGCGCTTCGTTCTGCGCAGCGAGGCGTCGTCGACGCTGGCTTTCGTGGAGCGCCTCGCCACGACGAACCGCTACGCGTTCTATACGCACGGCACGGCCGATACGCTGTGGGCGCCGACGTCGCTGCCGGCGTTACCCGACAGCTGCCGCTACCTGCATTTCGGCTCGATCTCGCTGCTCGCCGAGCCCGCGGCCGGCCGCATCACCGACCTGGTCGAAGCGCAGTGCGGTCGGCGCATCGTGCTGTTCGACCCGAACGTCAGGCCGAGTCTGATCGCGGACATGGCGGCCTATCGCGCGCGCATGCCGCGGTGGGTCGCGGCCTGCGATGTGCTGAAGTTCAGCGACGAAGATTGCGCCTTCCTGACGCCGGGCCTCGGCCTGGCCGAGGCCGCGGCACACTTTCTGGCGCTCGGCCCGCGGGGGCCGAGCGCCGTGATCGTCACACGCGGGGGCGAGGGCGCGACGCTGTACCGCAAGGGCCATTCACCGATCGACGTCGCGGCACCGAAGGTCGACGTGGCCGACACCATCGGTGCCGGCGACACGTTCGCGGCGGGCCTTTCGGTCGCGCTGCTGGAGCAGGGCGTGGAACAGGTGGCGCAACTCGCTGCGCTGCCCGACGACGCCTGGCGCGAGGTGCTGCGCTTCGCGGCGACGGCCGCGGCACTCAACTGCACCCGCGAAGGGTGCGACCCGCCGGGCCGCGAAGCATTGCGCGTTGCGTTGGCGGCCTCTTGA
- the dalD gene encoding D-arabinitol 4-dehydrogenase → MVQLHLGLGSFHRAHQAVYLQQLIDLGDTRWSISGANLRPDMADVLAALQSQGGAYTLETVTPEGVYSYQRIASIREVLPYQKDLAAVIARGADAATRIISFTVTEAGYYLDAKDKLDRTFSDLANDIERASNGVAGETIYGALCAILRARRAADAGPVTLLNCDNLRHNGDRFRKGLLEFIGLIGDAALLAWIEVHTSCPNAMVDRITPRPPPELRERVRQATGRDDLAPVTGESFIQWVIEDRFIAGRPAWEHVGAQLVDSVQPYEEAKIRLLNATHSCIAWAGTLIGLQFIHEGTHTPAIRKMAYDYVTDDVIPVLGSPGAPNPVDLPAYRDVVLDRFGNPAIRDTNQRVAMDGFSKIPGFIVPTIRERLARNESIDSVAMLPALFLAFLQRWHKGEVPYTYQDQSMDPVVAHAICEAADPVAAFCADRPLWGPLAGDARLVDAMRRATARVQDFVATATSA, encoded by the coding sequence ATGGTGCAACTCCATCTGGGGCTCGGCTCCTTCCACCGTGCCCACCAGGCGGTCTACCTGCAGCAATTGATCGACCTCGGCGACACGCGCTGGTCGATCTCGGGCGCCAACCTGCGGCCCGACATGGCCGACGTGCTGGCGGCGCTGCAGTCGCAGGGTGGCGCCTACACGCTGGAGACGGTGACGCCCGAAGGCGTTTACAGCTACCAGCGAATCGCGTCGATCCGAGAGGTGCTGCCGTACCAGAAAGACCTCGCCGCCGTGATCGCGCGCGGGGCCGATGCGGCGACGCGGATCATCTCGTTCACCGTCACCGAGGCGGGCTATTACCTCGATGCAAAAGACAAGCTCGATCGCACCTTCAGCGATCTGGCCAACGACATCGAGCGCGCCAGCAACGGCGTCGCGGGCGAAACCATCTACGGCGCGCTCTGCGCGATCCTGCGCGCGCGCAGGGCGGCCGATGCCGGGCCGGTCACGCTGCTGAACTGCGACAACCTGCGCCACAACGGCGACCGGTTTCGCAAGGGACTCCTCGAATTCATCGGTCTCATCGGCGACGCGGCGCTGCTCGCCTGGATCGAGGTCCATACGTCGTGCCCCAACGCGATGGTCGACCGCATCACGCCGCGGCCACCGCCGGAGCTGCGCGAACGTGTGCGCCAGGCCACGGGCCGGGACGACCTCGCGCCCGTCACCGGCGAGAGCTTCATCCAATGGGTCATCGAGGACCGTTTCATCGCCGGGCGTCCCGCGTGGGAACACGTCGGCGCGCAGCTTGTCGATTCGGTGCAGCCGTACGAAGAAGCCAAGATCCGCCTGCTCAACGCGACGCACAGCTGTATTGCCTGGGCCGGCACGCTGATCGGGCTGCAGTTCATCCACGAAGGCACGCACACGCCGGCTATTCGCAAGATGGCCTACGACTACGTGACCGACGACGTGATTCCCGTGCTCGGTTCGCCCGGCGCGCCGAACCCGGTCGACCTGCCTGCGTACCGCGACGTGGTGCTCGACCGGTTCGGCAACCCGGCCATCCGTGACACCAACCAGCGTGTGGCGATGGACGGTTTCTCGAAGATCCCGGGCTTCATCGTGCCCACCATTCGCGAGCGGCTGGCACGCAACGAAAGCATCGACAGCGTCGCGATGCTGCCGGCGCTGTTCCTCGCGTTCCTGCAGCGCTGGCACAAAGGCGAGGTGCCCTATACCTACCAGGACCAGAGCATGGACCCGGTTGTGGCGCACGCGATCTGCGAGGCGGCCGATCCGGTCGCCGCCTTCTGCGCCGACAGGCCGCTCTGGGGACCGTTGGCGGGCGATGCGCGGCTGGTCGATGCGATGCGCCGCGCCACCGCACGGGTCCAGGATTTCGTCGCGACGGCCACGTCGGCCTGA
- a CDS encoding transaldolase family protein produces MTPFHLYLDSADIDALERCLPHPAIHGVTTNPTLMRRAGVTRDSLFTLLHNALKLGARQVQAQVQAADAEGMLADARAMLAEFDVGQFVVKIPATREGLRAGAELSAAGVPVTYTAVYAAEQAHFAAQLSAAYAAPYLGRLQDAGADGLALIAQMQSLVARSGAATRLLVASVRSREAYLALLDLGVGAITIPPSLFAELMDHPATLDAERGFLADAAALNTHTP; encoded by the coding sequence ATGACCCCGTTCCACCTCTACCTCGACAGCGCCGACATCGACGCGCTTGAGCGCTGCCTGCCGCACCCGGCCATTCATGGCGTCACCACCAATCCGACACTGATGCGCCGCGCGGGGGTGACACGCGACAGCCTGTTCACGCTGCTGCACAACGCGCTGAAGTTGGGCGCCCGGCAGGTCCAGGCGCAGGTGCAGGCGGCTGACGCGGAGGGCATGCTCGCCGATGCGCGCGCAATGCTCGCGGAGTTCGACGTCGGGCAGTTCGTCGTCAAGATTCCCGCTACGCGCGAAGGCCTGCGCGCCGGCGCCGAGCTCAGCGCGGCGGGCGTGCCGGTGACCTACACCGCCGTCTATGCAGCCGAGCAGGCGCACTTCGCCGCGCAGCTGAGCGCGGCCTATGCCGCACCGTATCTCGGACGTTTGCAGGATGCCGGCGCGGACGGGCTCGCGCTGATCGCGCAGATGCAATCGCTGGTCGCGCGCAGCGGCGCTGCCACGCGCCTGCTGGTGGCCAGCGTGCGTTCGCGCGAGGCCTACCTTGCGTTGTTGGACCTCGGCGTCGGTGCCATCACGATCCCGCCGTCGCTCTTTGCCGAACTGATGGACCATCCCGCCACGCTCGACGCCGAGCGTGGCTTCCTGGCCGATGCGGCCGCACTGAACACCCACACTCCATGA
- the groL gene encoding chaperonin GroEL (60 kDa chaperone family; promotes refolding of misfolded polypeptides especially under stressful conditions; forms two stacked rings of heptamers to form a barrel-shaped 14mer; ends can be capped by GroES; misfolded proteins enter the barrel where they are refolded when GroES binds) — translation MAAKDVVFGGEARARMVEGVNILANAVKVTLGPKGRNVVLERSFGAPTVTKDGVSVAKEIELKDKLQNMGAQLVKEVASKTSDNAGDGTTTATVLAQAIVREGFKLVAAGMNPMDLKRGIDKAVTALVAELKKASKPTTTSKEIAQVGSISANSDETIGKLIADAMDKVGKEGVITVEDGKSLDSELDVVEGMQFDRGYLSPYFINNPEKQSAILDNPFVLLYDKKISNIRDLLPALEQVAKSGRPLLIIAEEVEGEALATLVVNTIRGILKVVAVKAPGFGDRRKAMLEDIAILTGGKVIAEEVGLTLEKVTLADLGSAARIEVGKENTIIIDGAGAAGDIEARVKQVRVQIEEASSDYDREKLQERVAKLAGGVAVIKVGAATEVEMKEKKARVEDALHATRAAVEEGVVAGGGVALLRAKQAVGDKVKGDNADQDAGIKLVLKAVEAPLREIVNNAGGEASVVVNAVLAGKGNYGFNAQNDTYGDMLELGILDPTKVTRTALQNAASVSSLLLTTEAMVADAPKDESGAGGGMPDMGGMGGMGGMGM, via the coding sequence ATGGCAGCAAAAGACGTAGTCTTCGGCGGTGAAGCCCGCGCACGCATGGTCGAGGGTGTCAACATCCTGGCCAACGCCGTCAAAGTGACCTTGGGCCCCAAGGGTCGCAACGTGGTGCTCGAGCGTTCGTTCGGCGCCCCCACGGTGACCAAGGACGGTGTGTCCGTCGCCAAGGAAATCGAACTCAAGGACAAGCTCCAGAACATGGGCGCCCAGCTCGTGAAGGAAGTGGCCTCCAAGACCTCGGACAACGCCGGTGACGGCACCACGACCGCCACGGTCCTGGCGCAAGCCATCGTTCGTGAAGGCTTCAAGCTGGTCGCGGCCGGCATGAACCCGATGGACCTGAAGCGCGGCATCGACAAGGCGGTCACCGCCCTGGTCGCCGAGCTGAAGAAGGCATCGAAGCCCACCACCACGTCGAAGGAAATCGCGCAAGTCGGTTCGATCTCGGCCAACAGCGACGAAACCATCGGCAAGCTCATCGCTGACGCGATGGACAAGGTCGGCAAGGAAGGCGTCATCACCGTCGAAGACGGCAAGTCGCTCGACAGCGAACTCGACGTCGTCGAAGGCATGCAGTTCGACCGCGGCTACCTGTCGCCGTACTTCATCAACAACCCGGAAAAGCAATCGGCGATTCTGGACAACCCCTTCGTGCTGCTCTACGACAAGAAGATCAGCAACATCCGTGACCTGCTCCCGGCACTGGAACAAGTCGCGAAGTCGGGCCGTCCGCTGCTGATCATTGCCGAAGAAGTCGAAGGCGAAGCCCTGGCGACGTTGGTCGTGAACACGATCCGCGGCATCCTGAAGGTCGTGGCCGTCAAAGCACCGGGCTTCGGCGACCGCCGCAAGGCCATGCTGGAAGACATCGCCATCCTGACGGGCGGCAAGGTCATCGCTGAAGAAGTCGGCCTGACGCTCGAAAAGGTGACCCTGGCCGACCTCGGCTCGGCTGCCCGCATCGAAGTCGGCAAGGAAAACACGATCATCATCGACGGCGCTGGCGCTGCCGGTGACATCGAAGCGCGCGTCAAGCAAGTGCGCGTTCAGATCGAAGAAGCTTCGAGCGACTACGACCGTGAAAAGCTGCAAGAGCGCGTGGCCAAGCTGGCCGGTGGCGTTGCAGTGATCAAGGTCGGCGCTGCCACCGAAGTCGAAATGAAGGAAAAGAAGGCTCGCGTCGAAGATGCACTGCACGCTACCCGCGCTGCCGTGGAAGAAGGCGTTGTGGCTGGCGGCGGCGTGGCACTGCTGCGCGCCAAGCAGGCTGTGGGCGACAAGGTCAAGGGCGACAACGCCGACCAGGACGCCGGCATCAAGCTGGTGTTGAAGGCTGTCGAAGCGCCCCTGCGCGAGATCGTCAACAACGCCGGTGGCGAAGCTTCGGTGGTGGTGAACGCGGTGTTGGCCGGCAAGGGCAACTACGGCTTCAACGCACAGAACGACACCTACGGCGACATGCTCGAATTGGGCATCCTGGACCCGACCAAGGTCACCCGCACCGCGCTGCAGAACGCAGCGTCGGTTTCCTCGCTGCTGCTGACGACCGAAGCCATGGTCGCCGATGCACCGAAGGACGAGTCGGGCGCCGGCGGCGGCATGCCTGACATGGGTGGCATGGGCGGCATGGGCGGCATGGGGATGTAA
- a CDS encoding L-iditol 2-dehydrogenase, translating to MTNASSPGRLADRHVLITGAGGGIGLAVAEACIAEGARCSIVDRSAQAPAAARALLQQHPESLAYIGADVTDMDAIPRMLSAAQARFGPLHTLVNNAAVFDMAPLLDSDEASFDKMFAVNVKGMFFVMQAALRHMVEAGTEGASVINLASQAGRRGEALVSHYCATKAAVISYTQSAALAMAPHGIRVNGIAPGVVDTPMWAGVDALFARYENLPIGEKKRQVGLAVPLGRMGSPAEMAGAVVFLASDEARYITAQTLNVDGGSVMS from the coding sequence ATGACCAACGCTTCTTCTCCCGGCCGGCTCGCCGATCGTCACGTTCTCATCACCGGCGCAGGCGGCGGCATCGGCCTGGCCGTGGCCGAGGCCTGCATCGCAGAGGGCGCGCGCTGCAGCATCGTCGACCGCAGCGCGCAGGCGCCGGCGGCCGCTCGCGCGCTGCTGCAACAGCATCCCGAATCGTTGGCCTACATCGGCGCCGACGTGACCGACATGGATGCGATCCCGCGCATGCTCTCGGCGGCCCAGGCCCGATTCGGCCCGCTGCACACGCTGGTGAACAACGCTGCCGTGTTCGACATGGCGCCGCTGCTCGACAGCGACGAAGCCTCGTTCGACAAGATGTTCGCGGTGAACGTCAAGGGCATGTTCTTCGTGATGCAGGCCGCGTTGCGGCACATGGTCGAGGCCGGCACCGAAGGTGCGTCGGTCATCAATCTGGCGTCGCAGGCCGGACGCCGCGGCGAGGCGCTGGTCTCGCACTACTGCGCCACGAAAGCCGCGGTCATCAGCTACACGCAAAGCGCTGCACTCGCGATGGCCCCGCACGGCATTCGCGTCAACGGCATCGCGCCGGGCGTGGTCGATACGCCGATGTGGGCGGGCGTCGACGCGCTGTTCGCCAGATACGAAAATCTGCCGATCGGCGAGAAGAAGCGCCAGGTCGGGCTCGCCGTGCCGCTCGGCCGCATGGGCAGTCCGGCCGAGATGGCGGGGGCCGTGGTCTTTCTGGCCAGCGACGAAGCCCGCTACATCACGGCGCAAACGCTCAACGTCGACGGTGGTAGCGTCATGAGCTGA
- a CDS encoding sensor domain-containing diguanylate cyclase, whose product MLHPTPSPTTDFESMFDLAPVSLWLEDYSGLKRLFDAWRAEGVIDLAAHLAADPSRIAACIAQFKVLRVNQRTLTLFGADSQPALLAALDVVFRDDMSQSVRYELDQLWSGQLDFSNQTVNYTLDGRRLDVQLQVRVLPGHESAWDRVLVSLHDVSARVAAARERAESERYARGLFERSPVSLWVEDFSAVKGLLDDIRQRGITDFATFIKVHPEFVMRCMQEIRVIDVNRETLRMFGADDTPTLLHDLTKVFRDEMHDSFADQLQDLWNGKTLQQREVINYSLHGDLINIHMQFAVLEDHLENWDLVLVSLVDITARKKAEAYLEYLGKHDVLTRLCNRSFYTEELNRLSRKGPWPVSILTIDLNGLKPINDELGHAAGDALLRRVGDVLAKAVESPGWPARIGGDEFSVLLPMTDERGAQAMRDRILSMFELNNQFHAGQSGHVLSVSIGIATCAAGESLDAAVVRADRAMYDDKARHYAARDGAP is encoded by the coding sequence ATGCTGCATCCCACCCCGTCGCCCACCACCGATTTCGAGTCGATGTTCGATCTCGCGCCGGTCTCGCTCTGGCTCGAAGATTACAGCGGGCTGAAACGCCTTTTCGACGCCTGGCGCGCGGAGGGCGTCATCGATCTGGCCGCGCACCTGGCCGCCGACCCGAGCCGAATCGCGGCCTGCATCGCGCAGTTCAAGGTGCTGCGCGTGAACCAGCGCACCCTCACGCTGTTCGGCGCCGACAGCCAGCCGGCGCTGCTGGCCGCGCTCGATGTCGTCTTTCGCGATGACATGTCGCAATCGGTCCGCTACGAGCTCGACCAGCTCTGGTCGGGGCAGCTCGATTTCAGCAACCAGACGGTCAACTACACGCTGGACGGCCGCCGGCTCGATGTGCAGTTGCAGGTGCGCGTCCTGCCGGGCCACGAGTCCGCCTGGGACCGCGTGCTGGTGTCGCTGCACGACGTCAGCGCCCGCGTGGCTGCGGCCCGGGAGCGCGCCGAAAGCGAGCGCTACGCGCGGGGCCTGTTCGAGCGCTCGCCGGTGTCGCTCTGGGTGGAAGATTTCAGCGCGGTCAAGGGGCTGCTCGACGACATCCGCCAGCGCGGCATCACCGACTTCGCCACCTTCATCAAGGTGCACCCGGAGTTCGTGATGCGCTGCATGCAGGAAATCCGGGTGATCGACGTGAACCGCGAGACGCTGCGCATGTTCGGCGCGGACGATACGCCGACGCTGCTGCACGACCTCACGAAGGTGTTTCGCGACGAGATGCACGACTCCTTCGCAGACCAGTTGCAGGACCTTTGGAACGGCAAGACCTTGCAGCAGCGCGAGGTGATCAATTACTCGCTGCACGGCGATCTCATCAACATCCACATGCAGTTCGCCGTGCTGGAGGACCACCTGGAGAACTGGGACCTGGTGCTCGTGTCGCTGGTCGACATCACGGCGCGCAAGAAAGCCGAGGCGTACCTCGAATACCTCGGCAAGCACGATGTGCTCACGCGTCTGTGCAACCGCTCGTTCTACACCGAGGAGCTGAACCGGCTCTCGCGCAAGGGGCCGTGGCCGGTGTCGATCCTCACGATCGACCTGAACGGCCTGAAGCCGATCAACGACGAGCTGGGCCACGCCGCCGGCGATGCGTTGCTGAGGCGCGTGGGCGATGTGCTGGCGAAAGCGGTCGAGTCGCCGGGCTGGCCGGCGCGCATCGGCGGCGACGAGTTCTCGGTGCTGCTGCCGATGACCGACGAACGCGGCGCCCAGGCGATGCGCGACCGCATCCTGTCGATGTTCGAGCTCAACAACCAGTTCCATGCGGGCCAGAGCGGGCATGTCCTCAGCGTGTCGATCGGCATCGCCACCTGCGCCGCCGGCGAATCGCTCGACGCCGCGGTGGTGCGCGCCGACCGCGCGATGTACGACGACAAGGCGCGCCATTACGCTGCGCGGGACGGCGCCCCGTGA
- the groES gene encoding co-chaperone GroES → MKLRPLADRVIVKRIDSETKTASGIVIPDAAAEKPDQGEVLAVGPGKKTDKGDLIAMNVKVGDRVLFGKYSGQTVKVDGDELLVMKEDDLFAVVEK, encoded by the coding sequence ATGAAACTTCGTCCTTTGGCCGATCGCGTGATCGTCAAGCGCATTGACAGCGAAACCAAGACCGCCTCCGGCATCGTCATCCCCGACGCCGCCGCCGAAAAGCCCGACCAGGGTGAAGTCCTGGCCGTGGGCCCGGGCAAGAAGACCGACAAGGGCGACCTGATCGCCATGAACGTCAAGGTCGGTGACCGCGTTCTGTTCGGCAAGTACTCGGGCCAGACCGTCAAGGTCGACGGCGACGAGCTGCTGGTCATGAAGGAAGACGACCTGTTCGCAGTCGTCGAGAAGTAA